From Salarias fasciatus chromosome 5, fSalaFa1.1, whole genome shotgun sequence, a single genomic window includes:
- the ora1 gene encoding olfactory receptor class A-like protein 1, producing the protein MDLCVTIKGVSFFLQTGLGILGNAVVLLAYAHIIYSESKLLPVDMILCHLALANLMLLLTRCVPQTMTVFGMKDLLNDPGCKVVIYAYRIGRALSVCITCMLSVFQAVTIAPAGPCLSRLKPALPSLVLPTFAGLWFLNMAICIAAPFFSMAPRNGTVPAFTLNLGFCHVDFRDSLSYVINGVAVSGRDFAFVALMVGSSGYILLLLHRHSNQVRSIRRPQGSGAETRAARTVLTLVVLYVVFFGIDNVIWIYMLTVAKVSPVVADMRVFFSSCYAFLSPYFIISTNKKVKAKIVCAAEQDLPSVDTQESNDK; encoded by the coding sequence ATGGATCTGTGTGTGACCATCAAAGGAGTGTCCTTCTTCTTGCAAACAGGTCTGGGCATCTTGGGGAACGCAGTGGTGCTGTTGGCATATGCCCATATCATTTACAGTGAGTCCAAGCTCCTTCCAGTGGACATGATCCTATGCCACCTGGCTCTAGCCAACCTGATGTTGTTACTGACCCGCTGTGTCCCTCAGACAATGACTGTGTTCgggatgaaggacctgctgaATGATCCTGGGTGTAAGGTGGTGATCTACGCCTACCGCATTGGCCGAGCTTTGTCAGTTTGCATCACCTGCATGCTCAGTGTGTTTCAGGCAGTGACTATTGCCCCTGCTGGACCTTGTCTGTCCAGATTAAAGCCTGCGCTTCCATCGCTGGTTCTCCCCACCTTTGCAGGACTGTGGTTCCTCAATATGGCCATTTGTATTGCAGCCCCCTTCTTCTCGATGGCTCCACGTAATGGCACTGTCCCAGCCTTTACCCTCAACCTGGGCTTCTGCCACGTGGACTTTCGAGACAGCCTGTCCTATGTGATTAACGGGGTGGCTGTATCTGGAAGAGATTTTGCCTTTGTTGCTCTGATGGTCGGCTCTAGTGGTTacatcctgctgcttcttcaccGCCACAGCAACCAGGTGAGAAGCATCCGTCGGCCTCAGGGCAGCGGGGCGGAGACCAGGGCAGCCAGAACAGTTCTGACCCTGGTTGTCCTTTATGTGGTCTTCTTTGGGATCGACAATGTCATCTGGATCTATATGCTGACAGTAGCAAAGGTGTCCCCAGTGGTAGCCGACATGAGGGTGTTCTTCTCGTCCTGCTACGCCTTTCTCAGTCCCTATTTTATCATTTCTACTAACAAGAAAGTCAAGGCGAAGATAGTGTGTGCAGCTGAGCAAGACCTGCCGTCAGTGGACACTCAAGAATCAAATGACAAATGA